A genomic segment from Pelobates fuscus isolate aPelFus1 chromosome 7, aPelFus1.pri, whole genome shotgun sequence encodes:
- the LOC134568812 gene encoding WAP four-disulfide core domain protein 2-like produces the protein MKTIICLLLVFLLDLRPLHGEEESLPTKAADKPGVCPPVVSLALGVCKKSCTTDSECLGNLKCCRTGCDGYQCQTPNEKPGICPENSNSTTCDSTIHCSADSKCMGDQKCCPTGCDGSACQIPKTI, from the exons ATGAAGACCATTATCTGCTTGCTGCTAGTCTTCTTGCTGGATCTAAGACCTCTTCATGGAGAAGAGGAATCTTTGCCAACGAAAGCAGCAG ACAAACCTGGTGTATGTCCTCCTGTTGTAAGCTTGGCACTTGGAGTGTGTAAGAAATCGTGTACAACAGATAGTGAATGCCTTGGTAATTTGAAATGCTGCCGAACCGGATGCGATGGGTACCAATGTCAAACACCAAATG AAAAACCAGGAATTTGCCCTGAGAATTCAAATAGCACCACCTGTGACAGTACAATTCACTGCTCAGCTGACTCAAAATGTATGGGGGACCAGAAATGCTGTCCAACCGGATGTGATGGTTCCGCCTGCCAAATTCCTAAAA CGATATAA